One window from the genome of Erpetoichthys calabaricus chromosome 1 unlocalized genomic scaffold, fErpCal1.3 SUPER_1_unloc_9, whole genome shotgun sequence encodes:
- the LOC114644747 gene encoding gastrula zinc finger protein XlCGF8.2DB-like: MKVKDFNPQYMGPDEDLNRLGSSLGRRCYLKDSNAHKPSESSKTNTVRPEKKLCPNQTGEDFQENDNLSFLQSRPQIKQPDKNRKKLAFATKNLVTASQHPRFQPIVKLTRIDAIKCQGVYSLNPIRQQCVGTFKYKLNSKDNGGIHGSKKLYHCPEGERQFSDSHMPKKCREDNTGMEPYQRSECVKNFSKRSHTTIPIVEKPHLSKRGKQFSQVSHLQTHMIGHGGQGLCHCLPHAGHFFNRSSLCKHKRIHTGEKPYCCSECGKQFSKTSHLQTHMRVHTGEQPFSCSECGKRFSQTGHLQQHMRLHTGEQPFSCFECGKRFSSSSNHLRHLRGHTGEKPYCCPECGKRFSNTSNLLRHAEVHSKDHR, from the exons ATGAAGGTGAAAGACTTTAATCCTCAATATATGGGCCCAGATGAAGACTTAAACAGATTGGGCTCCAGTTTGGGCAGACGCTGCTACTTGAAGGACAGTAATGCCCACAAGCCGTCAGAATCCTCAAAGACTAACACAGTGAGGCCCGAGAAGAAATTGTGTCCAAATCAAACTGGAGAAG attTTCAAGAGAATGACAACTTGTCCTTTCTTCAGAGTCGTCCACAAATTAAACAACCTGATAAGAATAGGAAGAAACTGGCATTTGCAACAAAGAACTTGGTAACGGCCTCTCAGCACCCTAGATTTCAGCCCATTGTGAAGCTAACAAGGATCGATGCCATCAAATGTCAAGGAGTGTACAGTCTAAATCCAATCCGCCAACAGTGTGTgggaacatttaaatacaaattgaaTTCTAAAGATAATGGAGGGATTCATGGGAGTAAGAAACTGTATCACTGTCCTGAAGGTGAGAGACAATTCTCAGATAGTCACATGCCTAAGAAATGCAGAGAAGATAATACAGGGATGGAGCCATACCAACGTTCTGAATGTGTTAAGAACTTTTCAAAACGCAGCCATACAACAATTCCCATTGTAGAGAAACCACATTTGTCTAAacgtggcaaacaattctcacaaGTGAGCCACCTTCAGACACACATGATTGGTCATGGAGGACAGGGTTTATGTCATTGTTTACCACATGCTGGACATTTCTTTAACAGGAGCAGTCTTTgcaaacacaaaagaattcacactggagagaaaccatattgttgttctgaatgtggcaaacagttctcaAAAACAAGCCATCTTCAGACACACATGAGAGTGCACACAGGAgaacagccattttcctgttctgaatgtggcaaacggttctcACAAACAGGCCATCTTCAGCAACACATGAGATTGCACACAGGAgaacagccattttcctgttttgaatgtggcaaacgattttcaAGTAGCAGTAATCATTTGAGGCATTTAAGAGGtcacactggtgagaagccctattgctgtcctgaatgtggcaaaagattttccAACACAAGCAATCTTCTGCGTCATGCAGAAGTCCACAGTAAAGACCATCGTTAa